The region TTAATAAGCAGTGTAAGGCTTCAGGTGGTGCATTGCTATCTAAGGTCACATCTCCTCTATATAGATAAGGATGTTGTTTGCTTGTGTTGATAGAATGAAGTGCTATATGCAACTCTCCTATATTTATTGTTTTTCCCTCAAGAGTTAATAATAGCTGTTCTGTTTGCTTCTTCATAGTGGATAATTATCTCAAAGCTAAATAATTATTTTTATTTTAAACATATCTTTGATGCTTAATATGAAGAAGAAGTTTTTGTAGACTAGCAGATTTTAACTATAGTTAACTGAATTAGATAAAATTAGCTGACTGCTTTTTTTATTTTACTTCCGTAGCTACTCCTAAAGTGGCTTTATTCTTTCTGTTTGATCTCTTTTTTCCTTAATAGCTAGCCGATTTACCCTATATCGGAGGATTATGAAAAAAATTACACCCTGTTTTTTTTCTCGTTAAAAGTATAAATATTTGCATTTCAATAGATTATATATGGATAGTGTCTGTTTTAGTTTTAGAGGACTACTCTAGAAGCTATGTAGAATCTAACTCGATGTAAAATTGGTCGACAGTTCGTGGATAATAAGCCATATATAGTGGAGCTAGAGGTGTCTTTATCAATGAATACTTCTGGTATTGATATAGTACTTTCCTTTAATTGAAAATGATAAATGAAATGAGATTACTCCTAAAGTGAGGTAAAGTGATGCTTTGATATTTTTCATTTTTGATAGTGAGTTTATGCTAATGGTGGGTGTATGCTTATATTTCTACTTTTTTTGAAAGCTCTTTGAATAATTAAATAATTGTATTACTGTGTTTTATATCTTGTGGTTGTATAAAAAGGGTAGTGTGTGAAAAAGTAAATCACAGCGAAAAATAATTACAATTATGGCAGAAATTAAAGATGGAATATTAGGGGGTGTACACGGTAAGATTGGACCTGTAGTTGGGTTTATGTGGAGAGGAAGGTATTTCTTGCGTTCTACACCAAGTAAGTCAAATAAGAGTGCTTCTGAGAAGCAGATAGCGCAACGTAGTAAGTTGAGTTTGGTATCGACTTTTGCTAATAAAGTCAAGGACTTTGTCAATGCAAATTATCCACTGACGATGCTTAATGATAAGATGGCTACTGGTAAGGAACAATTGATTTCGATGCTGATGAAGGAAGGGATTTTGAAGATAGAAGGAGAACTGTGCCTAGATATTGCTAGCGTATTATTGTCTATTGGGACTCTGCCTCCTGCTGTGATTAAGAAAATAGGTAAACTTAAGACTGGGAAAATTAAGGTGCAATGGGATAATGCGATTATGAATATATTGACAAAGGATTCAGATCGTCTGACTATAATCGCTTACAGCGAAAAGTTACTTGAATTTAAAGAGATAGAATCTATTGCTAAGCGTGAGGATAAATATGTACACTTTGATTTGCCTAACGAATGGGTAGAAGGTAATGTACATTTCTGGAGTGTATGGAAATCTGCAGATGGTAAGCTAGTTAGCACGAGTGCTTACCATGGAGTCACAGAACTGAATGAAATTGTGGAAGTGGAGAATGCAGAATCGGAGGAAAAAAGTGTGGAGGTGAACACAGTTAGTGGAAAATTAGAAGCTGAAAATGGTGT is a window of Myroides oncorhynchi DNA encoding:
- a CDS encoding DUF6266 family protein; the protein is MAEIKDGILGGVHGKIGPVVGFMWRGRYFLRSTPSKSNKSASEKQIAQRSKLSLVSTFANKVKDFVNANYPLTMLNDKMATGKEQLISMLMKEGILKIEGELCLDIASVLLSIGTLPPAVIKKIGKLKTGKIKVQWDNAIMNILTKDSDRLTIIAYSEKLLEFKEIESIAKREDKYVHFDLPNEWVEGNVHFWSVWKSADGKLVSTSAYHGVTELNEIVEVENAESEEKSVEVNTVSGKLEAENGVEKTGKGVFTSFEGVKEETIKLDSIEIGTIDDVDSAKAETQAVENMDSSNLINHEVFKKIEDYEPQSILEALKRSKEQNE